In the Granulosicoccus antarcticus IMCC3135 genome, CGTTCGCAAATACGTTCACTGATAATAAGGCCGTAGCCATACCCGCTTGAACTGCGGCTTTCATTGCTTACAGGATTGCTGATGGAAATGTTGTTCTGATCTGCTTGTAGGAAAATGGGGCCGGCGGCATGGTCCAGTGCGTTGGTGATCAGGTTATGCATTAGTACGTGCAAAAATATGGTCGGCGCTTTTATCGTAACAGCCGCATCAATATCGATACTTAACGAGTGATTCTCTGTCGCATGACGTTGTCGTCTGGCGTGCTCGGCGACCTGGACCAGCTCTGCCACAAGACTTGCCAGATTTACATCCGCCATTTGCTCATCAATCAGTTCCGATCGTCCCAGCAGCAAGAAGGTCTCGATAAGAATGGCCATGTCATCACTGGCCTTTTCGATACGGGCAACCGCACGGCCTTTGGCATCAGCTTGCGGCCATGCGCGAGCCAGATACTCTGAGGAACCCTTGATCACTGTCAATGGCGTCCGTATCTCGTGCGAGGCAAAGCGACTGAACTCCCTTTCGCGACGCAACGATGCGGCGACCAGTTGCTGCGCATCGGCCAGCGCCTTTTCGATGGCCCGTAATTCGGTGTAAGGGGCGTCCACCTGAATGGTCGAGCCATCCGGTGACAGGTCGCGTATCTTGTCTGCCACTGCCCGCAGAGGCCGAGACAATCGACGGGCCAGTACCAGACTTGCCAGCAGCATGGCGGCAATGCCTAACAGGGCAAGCACAACGGCTGTCGTATGCAGCTTTCTTTCATAGCCATCCAGATAATCATCAGCGTTATCCTTGAATACCAGGTACATCAGCCCTTTGCCAGAAGGGTGTTCGGCGACCACGAAATGTTTGTCTTCATCGCCCAGTTCATGCTCGTGGAACCCCGAGTCCGTGTAGCTTCCCAGCCAGCCTGGCGGAGCCCGATCGGGACCAAAGAAATCAAATTCAAACGGGTTGGGCTCACTGGTCTGTTTACCTAGTTCGGCCCAGTCCAGAGAGTAGCGTTGCACTTCAACATCCAGCCAGTGGTTCAGGCTGATCTTCTCCATGCCATCTTCCAGCTGTACCAGAGTAACGACATACAGGGAGGCAAAAATCATCGCCAGCAGGCTTACGCCTGCGATCAAGACACTGGAAAAACGGCGGTGCAAGGAGGCGGTCTGTGACTTCACAGTGAGATGAGCCGATACCCTTCGCCGTGAACTGTTTCCACGCTGATGGGGATATTGGCGCTCTTGAGTGATGTACGCAAACCATAAACATGGCTGCGTAGTGAGTCGGTGGCTGGAGGTTGGTCGCCCCACACCGCCTCTATCAAGGCTTCGCGACTGACCATGGCAGGCGCTTGCTGAAGAAGATGAGCAAGCACTTGCCGTTGTAGTCGACCCAGCTTGACAGGGCGACCCTGCCAGAATATTTCGTGGGTCGACAGATTGCAGCAAACCCCGAGAAATTCCACCTTGCGCACCGTTGCAACCTCCCTACGCCGGGCCAGTGCATGTATACGCAACAACAACTCCTGCATGGCGAAGGGTTTCACCAGATAATCATCACCGCCCGCCTCAAAGGCAGCCTGCTTGTCTGCCAGGGAGTCGCGTGCAGTGAGAAAAATGACAGGCGTCAGCACCTTGAGCTTTTCACGCATCTGTCGCACAGCGCTGACACCATCCAGTCGCGCCATCATGATATCGGCCACGATGACATCGAAGCATTCAGTGGCAGCCAGGGCCAGGGCCTGTTGCCCGTCATACGCACAGTCGCACTCCAGGCCTTCCAGTTCCAGATAATCGACCACGGTTTCCATGATCTGCTGGCTATCTTCGATGATCAGTATTCTCATGACTTCCTTGTACGCCCTACCCTCAACTATCACTTCACAAACGCTTCACAAACGCTTCACACGCGATCGTGCAGTATTCAAATTCGAATTGTAGAACACATTCTGCGGAGAACGAAGATGTTGAAACTCATCCACTCTGAGTCGGCTCGCAGCAGTTCAGAGCTGCCCAGGCTCAAGAGAGTGGAAAAAGGCTTGATGCTCATGATGATCGGTGCTGCCGTGGCTCTGCCCATTGTTGCACTTGCTCAATACCTGGGGCCAACAGAACAAGCCGTCTATGCCTCGGTGGCTGATGTACTCGCTGAGCCTGTCGATGATGCACACGTCAGCTTGCAGGGCCTGGTCGTTCTGCATGAGGGGGGAGATTTTTATCGTTTTGCTGATGCAAGTGGTGAAATCCGGATTGAACTGGAAGTCGAAGACATGCCGGCTTTCAGCTTCGATGACAAGACCCCGGTCAGGATTACGGGTGAAATAGATAACGAACTGATGCGCAAACCCTTCATTGAAGTCGAACGGGTGGAATTGACAGAAGCGTCCTGAACTTTACCTCAATTAATCAATAACTCAAGGCTAGTGAAAAATCCTATGAACAAGTTCATGAAAAAACGCTCATTGAGCATCGTTGGCAGCATCGTATTGTGCAGCCTGGCACTCACTGCCTGCAGTGACAACGACGATGACAATGAATCGCAGCCTGTTGCTGACAACACACAACCAGGTCTGAGTGCTGCAGATCTGACAGGCAGCTGGAGCACGGGCTGTATTCTCGATGATGTCAATGATGCTACTGATGGCTACGAAATAGAGAGCGTCAGTTTCTCTGACGCTGGGTTCACAGCGTCAGCCGCCTCATTTTCGGATGCCGGCTGCACCACGGCCGTCGTGGATGATGATGACGTTGATCTACAAGGTACCTTCAGCATGGGCGATACGGTGTTAACGGCCAGCGGGTTGTCAGCAACACAGATCGACTTCAGTTACACCGACGCGGTTAGTGGTCAAGAAAGAATCCTGCTTGATCTGATAGCCATCCAGGACGGCAGCCTGTTCCTGGGTGAAGGTGATTTCGATGATTTGCTGGAGAACGACCTTGAGGCACGTCCTGTATCGCTTGATTTGCTAGAGCCTTACTTTGCCCAACCCTGATAGTCAGGCAGTTGCATTTTCCCGGATGGAGACTGGCAATTCGGGCGTGGATTTTGTTACTGCGATCAAAACTGGCGCAAGTTCGATGAGGTTCGCTTGTGGGTTACCAGAAGAAGGCTTGTTTCAGTAGCAGACACGCCCTCTAGCATGCGAATACGGCCAAGGATGGCATCGAACGCCGCCAGATCGGCGGCACCCAGTTCAACAACGAGATCCCAGCGACCATTGGTCGTATGGATTGACTGGGCTTCAGGCATGCCATAGAGTTGATGAATCACACTGTTCGCACGCTTGCCTTCTATGGCCATCAACATGGTGGCGCAAACCGGCAATTCATGTCGATCCTCTTTGAGGACAACGGAAAAACCAAGTATTTCTCCGGAGCTTATGAGCCGTTCAAGCCGTGAACGCAATGTCGCTCGCGACACACCAAGTGTTTTTGCCAAGTCGGATATCGACAGTCGTCCGTCATGACGCAGCTCTGTAATTAGCTTCTGATCCAGGTCATCCAGTGCCATATTGATAAGTCACAACAATCAAATTGAAAAATATACCACCCAATTTGCTCATTTAGTCAATTTACTTTGCCACTATTGTCACGGACACTAGTGCATCCTGAATCGTTCATTAAAACGATTTAGGTCAAACGAGTGTCTCGGTATTCGTCGTGATGCTCTATTTCCAACAAAACCATCGTTGCAGAGATTCATGAAGAAACCGAAAAACGAACCGCGCATACCCAGTCTTGGACTGGCATTGATATCGTTATTTTCGCTTATAATAGGTCTTGGCGTTTCGATTGCAATATTTGGTCTGGCACCTCATATGCCCATGCTCTTTGGTGTGGTGATGGCCAGTTCGGTGGCTCTGTACTGCGGTTTTGACTGGAAAACCATTCAAGATGGCATGATCAACGGCATTACACATGCACTAAGCTCTCTCATCATCTTGTTGCTCGTTGGGATATTGATCGGCGTGTGGATTCTGGGCGGTGTTGTACCGACCCTGGTCTACTACGGATTACAGATCTTCTCCCCTTCAATTTTTCTGTTTGCCTGTCCGATCATTTGCGCTATTGCCTCGTCAGCCACTGGCACCAGCTGGGGCACGACCGGCACCGTGGGTGTGGCCTTGATGGGTGTGGGCGCCGGTTTGGGTCTTCCGACACCGCTGGTGGCTGGCGCTGTACTTTCAGGTGCCTATTTTGGCGACAAGATGTCACCACTATCAGACACAACCAATATGGCTCCAGCCATGGTGGGTGTCGATCTCTACGTACATATTCGTCACATGATGTCGACAACGGTGGTCTCTTTTGGCATCGCATTGATATTTTATGCAATCGTCGGTAAGGCATACACGCCACAGGGCGCAGATGTTTCCCGTGTTGATTCAATCCTTGAGATGCTGCAACAGACTTTCATCATTCATCCTCTATTGCTGATCGCCCCCTTGCTTGTCATGGTATTGAGCTTTCGAAAAGTACCCGCTATTCCCGGCATTGCAATCGGTGCTATTGCCGGCATCATTTTCTCGATATTGGTCCAGGGAGCTGACTTTACGGCAACACTCAATACGGCGATGTCAGGCTTCACTGCCGAGACCGGCAATGCCGATGTTGATGCCTTGCTCAGCCGAGGTGGCCTTGAATCAATGGCCTATACGGTCAGTCTGATTATCGTTGCGATGATGTTCGGTGGTGTCATGCAGAGTACCGGTCAGATACAGGTGATCGCCAACAAGATCCTGTCATACGCACGCTCCACAGGGTCGTTGATCCTGACAACTGCATTGACAGCCATCGGCTCCAATTTCCTGTTGTGCGACCAGTACATGTCTCTGGTATTGACTGGACGCATGTATGCCCCGGCGTACAAAGATCGGGGCCTGGCGCCCGAGAACCTGTCCCGTGTCACCGAAGATGCAGGTACGGTTGTTGATCCGCTCGTGCCTTGGGGATCAGGTGGTTCCTATCAGGCAGCCACACTGGGTGTACCAACCATCTTGTACGCACCGTTTGCGGTATTTTGCTGGGTGTCACCGCTGGTCACGATACTGTTTGGCTATATGGGATGGACTATCAAACCCCTTGCCCCTGAAACAGACACAGACCCTAAGGACTTACCACCAGCTTCAGCAGAGCCCGCGCTTGCAAAGTCCGTCGATGAAAAGCAGACCGCTGATGTCTGAAAAATGAAGTAGATCCTTGAGATCAGACTTCAGAGTCCATCAAGGACGAGTAAGAACTGCTATGTGAGGGTGTAATATCATGGTTAACACCACGACTTGATCACCCTCACATAACAGGATCAACATGAAGACAGTCGCATTCACGCGCATGAGAGACGGCACTGCCGAAGAGTACGCGTTTCTTGAGGAAATAGAAGTTGCCTATGCAAAGCAACTGCCTCAGCGAATAGAAGAGCAATTACAAAAACTCGAAGAATCGCTAGGCGGCTACCGTGTTTCTCGCCTCGAACACTCCCTGCAATCAGCAACACGCGCTTATCATGATGGCCGGTCTACCGAGTATGTGGTGGCAGCACTGGTACACGATATTGGTGATGAACTAGCTCCGCATAGCCACAGCGAAATGGCTGCAGCCATCCTCAGGCCGTACGTCAGCGAAAGGCTGTACTGGATCATCAAGACCCATGGCATTTTCCAGATGTACTACTACGGTGAGCAGACAGGCGTTGACAAGCATGCCCGTGAACGTTATCGCGATAACCACTGGTATGCCGATGCCGTAGAGTTCTGTGAGAAGTATGACGAGAACTGTTTCGATCCGGACTATACAAGCAAGCCCTTGTCATTCTTTCGCCCTATGATCAACGAAGTGTTTACACGGGAGCCCCGGTTTGGGGAAGCTGGCTGAGCTCTGAGCAGGAAAAATTCGATCATCCGTTGATCGGATTTATCCTGCTCGGCAATTCTACGAGCCAGTCATCAGGACTGCCAGCCTCCTCCCAACACACGATAGAGAGTCACCCAGTTACTAGCCTCCTCTAATCGGGTCGCTATCATGTTCTGTTGCGCGGTGTAATACGAGCGTTGCACCGTCCGTCAACACCGAAAGTGAGCTTTCCAGCCTCCAGCACACCAGCCTTGGCAGCTCCTCCGTCAAAAATGGGCACCGAGACTGACGGGATAAAAGTCCATAAACCCGTACCACCACCAAAGAGTTGCGACAATTGACTGCTGCTTGTGCCAACACTGGTGGTCAGTGTGATACTCGGAAAGCGGGCTGCCCGCGCCGCCCCGATACTGGCATTGGCAGCCCGCACCTGGGCGGAGGCAACCGCTGCGACTGCCTGCTTGTAGGCGGCCTCGGCTTCTTCAGCACTTTCCTGACTGACCGCCTCAATTCGCACCAGTTCCTGGTAGCGCACCGTCTTGGCCTTGGCACTGGCGACAGCCACTTCAGCACTTGCCAGTATCGCCTGGGCATCAGCGACTGAGGTTTGCGCCGAGGTAGGGTCTATCTCGTACAGTACCTGCCCTGCCTCCACTGTGCTGCCCTCGGTGAACAGGCGCTTACGCACAATGCCGCCCGTTTGAGGGCGGATCTCGGCGGTAACGGCAGCGACGACACGTCCATTCAATTCACTTGAAACGGGTACTTCGCTACTTTTTACGGTGTAAGCAACGACCTCTACTGGAGGCGTGGCTTTAGCCTCAGCCTCTGTTTTTTCACTGCAGGCCGCAAGGCTCAGAGCCAGTGTGTCTATCATGGCCGTGGCTCGCAATGTCGAGCCTGGGTTGGTGTACACCCAGGTAGTGTCTAGCGGTTTGTACATGTTGTGTTTCTCTGTGTAAGTGATCGTCATCGAAAGGATGTACGACGTACTTAGTTCGAAATTATTTCGAAGGCTGGGACGGTGAGCCTGGCTGCTCTTCATCAAGCTCCTCAGCACCCGGCGAAAAGCCACCAAATGCATTTCGAAGCCGGAGTGTCAAGGTCGCAAGATTGTCAGACTGATCACCAACTACCTCATATATCTCCCGATCAACTTCATTCCACTCTTGGTAAATCTGCTTTAACGAGCTGTGCCCATGCTTTGAAAGTTTGAGCACGTTACCTGCGACGCCTGACCCAGCTTCTCGAGAAGATCCAGTACTCGTGCCTGCCGTGGGTGAATGCCAAGCGGTGCCAGGCGAACACGCAGGCGCTCTTCTAGTAAGTGCGCGAAGTGGAGATGCAAATGGGAGTGTCTTTTAGTTAGCATAGTGATTGTTAGTATGTATATAGTTAGCATGCTGAGTGTTTTCCATGAATGCAACCTTGCTTGATCAATAAGTCGCAAGAGCTGACGCGACAGTTGCCATTGAGAGACCTCAGAGTGAGACCTGATGTGCGAACGTTTACGCCTCAACCGCGCCACTATCAGGAGTTTTGAGAATTTCATGGCCGCTACGCGTTACCCAACATGGCCTTGGCGTCACGAGGTTTATTCCTGATGCTTAATCAGTACATGGTCAATATTTATTAGCATGAAGGTAGAAACAAAGCCTTGGCTAAGTTTTATTGAATCAGTACAGCTCTAACAGGTCCATTTATTGCCCCGTCAGTTGGGGGCAAGTTGGCTCAGGGCTGGTGACGCCATCACTGCCTGATAGCGCGGCGTTGACGATTGCTGTTGGCATTGTTGGTGCCACCGTTATGCCACATGCTATCTACCTTCACTCAGGCCTGACGCAGCATCGTGCGAAGGTGCAGAACAACAAGGATCGTTGGAAGATACTGACCTTTTCCAATCGAGAAGTGGTTATAGCCCTGGCTGTTGCCGGCATGGTCAACATGGCGATGGTAATCATGGCCGCTTCGGTGCAACTGTGGTTCTGTCACTGAACTTAGTGCTGCTGGCGCAGATATTCGGGCTTGCAATTCTGGGGTTGTCCTGACTCAGGATCGTCTTCGTCAGCTGACTGCACCTAACCACTGTAAAGGCGACTGCGCCGCTGCACTTCATGATTGCTGGTAACGTGTAGGCTATTCAACGGGAATATTGCGCATGAAGACTTCAGATCTATTTGTCAAAGCCCTGGAAAATGAAGGCGTTAAATACATATTTGGCATTCCAGGTGAAGAGAATCTGGACTTTCTTGACTCGCTCCGGAAATCGAGCATTGAACTGATTCTGACTCGCCACGAACAGGCTGCAGGATTCATGGCAGCCAACTATGGCCGGTTAACAGGTGAGCCCGGCGTCTGCTTGTCGACCTTGGGGCCCGGTGCAACCAATTTTGTGACTGCTGCTGCCTACGCGCAACTCGGTGGTATGCCTATGATCATGCTGGGCGGGCAAAAGCCGATCCGCAAGAGTAAACAGGGTCGTTTTCAGATTGTTGACGTAGTGAGCTTGATGGCCCCTGTTACAAAGTATTCAAGGCAGGTGGTTGATGGAAATAACCTGCCCTCAATGGTGCGTGAAGCATTCAGAATCACGATGGACGAACGTCCGGGGGCGGCTTATATAGAATTGCCCGAAGATATAGCCGAGGAAGAAGTTAGCGCAGCTGTATTTGATGTCGTTGGACACCGACGCCCCAATGCCGATGATCAGTCTATCGATGCAGCGGTGAAGATGATCAAGGCAGCCAAATTACCGTTACTACTGATCGGAGCCGGCGCCAACCGAAAACGCACCAGCGAGTCACTTAAAGAGTTCATTGATCAAACAGGCATCTATTTTTTCAACACTCAAATGGGTAAAGGGGTCGTGGATGAGCGCCATGAGCGATTCATCGGTACTGCTGCCTTGTCAGATCATGACTACCTTCATTGCGCGATCGAACGTGCAGATTTGATTATCAACGTCGGGCACGATGTTATCGAAAAGCCGCCTTTTATCATGGAGAAAAATGGCAAGCACGTCATCCATATCAATTTTGATGCAGCCTCTGTGGACGATGTTTATTTTCCACAATTAAATGTGGTTGGTGACATTTCCAGCACCATCAGCAGCCTGACAAACAAGCTTGGCAAGCTGGATCAGGATTTCAGCTTTTTCCAGAGAGTACGAGACGATGTGGATTCACACGTTACCAAATACTTCAAGGATGAACGTTTTCCGGTATTGCCTCAGGCATTGGTCAGCGTTCTGCGAGACCATCTGGAAGCAGAAGACATCGTCACGCTGGATAACGGTGTTTACAAAATCTGGTTTGCTCGCAACTACGAATGCTATGCCCCCAACACCTTGTTACTGGACAATGCTCTGGCGACGATGGGTGCTGGACTACCCTCAGCCATGGCTGCAAAATTACTGAATCCTGATAGAAAGGTCGTCTCAGTCAATGGTGATGGTGGGTTTCTGATGAACTCTCAGGAACTTGAAACGGCAGTGCGGATGGATCTGGATCTCGTTGTCATCATCCTGACTGACAACGCCTACGGCATGATCAAATGGAAGCAAGAAGGTGTTGGGTTTGAGAATTTTGGCCTTGACTTCAACAACCCTGATTTTGTTCAGTACGCAAACAGCTTTGGAGCCACTGGCCACAAAGCTGAAAGCTACGAGAATTTTGTAGAGATTCTGGGAACCGCACTAAACGGCAAAGGTGTACATGTTATCGACTTGCCGATTGACTATTCATTGAATCACCACATTCTCAATGTGTTGTTGAAAGAGAGTGCTTGTATCGTCTGATACCAACCAGTGAAAAGGCCCAGTTGCGACAGGAGACATGACATCGACGTAGAACCCTACACCCCAATCAATTGCTCAGACTATGATTACATCGAGCTTGCCTGTCTGGATCGTTGCGAGGTTGATATCGTCAAGCACGAGGGTGTCGTTCGCGGCTGCGCTGTAACGACTGAAAAAGACTCCAATGGTGAGTATCTGATTGTTCAACTGGAGAACGATTTGCGCGAATCCATTCGCCTTGATCAAATCAAGCAGATTGTCGTGCGTTCAGAGCCTCGACGCTTTGAGGAACGGACTTTCAAGCCGCGCTCTTAGCGTAGTCGGTTATCATCGACCGATAATCCTTGAAAACCCTGCCCACGTGAATGACATAGTCGACACTTTTGTAGCACCTGCCTGTCTGGATGACATCGAGTTGCTGTATCAGGATGACTCTTTGCTCCTCATATCGAAACCCAGTAAGTTGCTGAGTTTGTCGGGCAAGAATCCGCTCAACAAGGACTCTGTTCACTTTCGTCTTGTTCAGGATTTCCCGACGGCGACCTTGGCGCATCGTCTGGATCTTGGCACATCGGGAATAATGGTGGTGGCCCTGGATAAACCAACCAACGCGCATCTCACCAGGCAGTTCCAGCAACGCTCTATTGCAAAAGGCTATAGGGCTGTATTGCAGGGCCATCTGAAAGCAGATCAGGGCGTGATAGATGATCCCATTGCGAAAGACAGTTCAATTTTTCCGCGCCTGAAAATCTGCCAGATATCGGGAAAACCTGCACTCACTCACTACCAGGTGGAAGAACGGTGGGAATCACCAGCTCGCAGTGTTGTGCATTTTCGACCGGAAACAGGCCGCACGCACCAACTAAGAATTCATAGCCAATCCATCGGGCACCCTATTCTTGGCTGTGACCTTTACGGTGATGAGCACAGCCTGCGCTTGGCTGACAGGTTGATGCTGCATGCACAAACACTAGACTTCGTGCATCCGGCTACTGGTGAACAGGTGCACGCGGTTTGCCCTTCACCCTTTTAGCTTGTCTGTTGGATCTGCACACGCGCCTCGGTCTCGGTTCAACGATTCTAGCGTTACCTGGAGTCCAGCTGCAATCGCTGATTCTCAGCCACCGAGTATTGCTGCTCCTGGCCTGTCATGGGACAGGTAAATTGCAACGACACCGATTGCAACTGTAAGTCTCTGCCCTCGTTTTCATCAGTGCCATTTCCATATAGCCGATCACCGACAATGGGATATCCCAGACTGCTCAAGTGATGACGAATCTGATGTTTACGCCCTGTGATCAACTTCACATTCACCAACGAGCAACCATCTTTATCATCGACGTAGGAAAAGAAACTGCATGCCGCCTTTCCATCAACGGCTTGATTCACCTCATGATCTTGTGGGTGAACGCTGAAATCACCCTCCACGATCGCTTGATAGCGCTTATCCATCTTTCCGTCACGAAACATCTCACTGAATAGACGAGCAGCAGTTTTGCTGTGGCATAACAAGATGAGTCCTGTTGTTGCCCGATCAAGCCGGTGCACGATAAACACAGGACGCTCTGTCGTATTGAGCACCTTGGGCAGGTTGATCTCCACCCAGCGATTAATACTGGCAAAGTCTCCCCAGCGACTGCCCTGACAATAAAGCCCGTACGGCTTGAACCAGACACTGTAATCCTTCGCATCGTGGATCAACTGTGGCTCTGGTACAGCTTGAGTGAGCAGCTGGGCATTGTAGTTAAGCTCCAGCTTATCCCCTGCTTGCAAGGGTTTGCTGGCACGCCGCAACCGTTTCTTGCCATTGCCTCGCAGCAACCACACAGCGCCTTTTTGCATGGCATCCTTCACTTTTGCCTGAGACAGATTTGTGTGATTGGCCAGTAGTTGGCTGGCCTTGAGTTGACTACTGTCGACATCGATGGTCAGGCTGGTTTCGATAATATCTGGCATTGGCGTCATAACAGCGTCAGGACATACACTTTAACGCATTTCAATCTATATCTGCTGGGCCTGCATGTTCAACTCTTCATGGCAGCCGCCTTCTTCCGGGCTGTATTCCATCACCTTGCGATAGTGATCAGCAGGTCTGACTGTACTTTTGGATCATCATGCCTTCGAAGATATTCGCGTAGTCTCATAGCCGATAGTTTTTGCCATCGTTGTTTCCTGTCAGATGCTCAAATCGGATGATTACTTATGAATACACGTTTCCTGGTAACGGTTTTTCTCTCGCTTTCCCTTACGGCCTGTGGTGGCTCGTCAAGCAGTGACCCTGATAACAATCTGGACGACAGCCCTGAGGGTAATGGAGAAAACACTACTGGAGATACTGGAGACACTGGAGGCACTGGAGGCACTGGAGACACTGGAGACACTGGAGACACTGGAGACACTGGAGACACTGGAGACACTGGAGGCACTGGAGACACTGGAGGCACTGGAGACACTGGAGACACTGGAGACACTGGAGACACTGGAGACACTGGAGGCACTGGAGACACTGGAGACACTGGCAGTGACAACTCCGGAAGTATCAGTGGCGATATCAAGTTCATGGGCTATGTCTCAGTGAATGAGGATGTTTCGGATAATGAGGTCACTGCAGAGGGAACCTTTGTTCGGTATGCTTCTGACATCGCAGGAAACCTGATTGCCTCCTCCTTTACAGCCGGGCTGGATTTGAATGCTTGCACGGTTGAAACCATCGATTCGTCAGATCTGAACCTGGGTCCGGATACCAGCATTCCAGATTTGAATAGCGATCTGATCCCCGAACTGGTGAGTGCTGGCGAAGCCCTGCCTTTTAGTTCCAGTGCTGGCAGCTATATAGAGCTACAGAGAAATGAACAATCAGGATTCATTTTTTATACATCCGAGCCCGAATCAGTACCTGGCCCCACACCTTCGCAACTAACACTGAATATACCCGGTGATGTTTTCCCTGAATTTTCCAATGTAGATATGCCAACAGTGGAACCCTTGATTTTCATCTCTCCAGAACAAGGCCAATCAATTACGCCGGCTACCAATTTTTCCTGGACACCGGGAACTAATGCTGATGCCCATATTACTATCTCAGCGGCTAACATTTCATTCGCAGGAACGGCCTTGGTAACTGTTGTGACATGCGTAGTAACAGACGATGGTCAATTCAGTTTTCCATCACAGACACAGAGTGATATGGGCGACTCTTTCAACAGCATTCTGGGAGGAAGCCTCACACGACAAGTTTTCACTTTCCAGCAACAAGGAAACACAGCACTCATCCTTACTGCGACAAGCAGTAGCTAGTTACAGCTGATATTGGCTTCGCAGATTGCGGAGCCAATAATCAACATCAATGCTTCTCGTCCAAAGCCCTGACGCCAGGAATTCAGCCGCATTACTGACTATCCATTAGCTGGAATGCTTAGCGCACCTAAAACCAGATTCGGAACCTTTCTAACAGACCACAGTCGGAAGAGCTATAAGTCCCGATGATACATCGCGCTCTTTGTTAAAAAACAGGACAATTCCTATAGCAGCGAGAATTCAAACTTGTTCGATAAATCCTTCGAATCACTGCGTTTGAATCTTCTTGAGCTTCTAAAGTCGAAGCACGAGTGGTTGTTGAGCGGCAAGGAGTATGCCGACCTTCCAGAGAGCATTCGGGGTGCTATTGAGGAACAGCAAAATAGTAGCGAACGCTTCATCAGCTGGATTCAGATCGCCATACTGGTCGTGTTTTCGGTTCTCTACACAATGGCACCTAAAACCTCACCCATAGGTGCAGAGTTCGAACCCGTGCCTATATTTCTGGGCACCTATTTTGTTTTCGCGTGTTTACGTCTGTACTTATCCTACACATCACGTTTGGCTCACTGGATCCTGTTCCTGTCTATTTTGGTAGATATGGGCTTGTTACTAGGATTGATCTGGTCTTTTCATCTTCAATATATGCAGCCGCCTTCGTTCTATCTGAAGTCACCGACATTGCTGTACATATTCATTTTCATCGCGCTTCGTGCTTTACGTTTTGAGCCA is a window encoding:
- a CDS encoding acetolactate synthase large subunit, with the translated sequence MKTSDLFVKALENEGVKYIFGIPGEENLDFLDSLRKSSIELILTRHEQAAGFMAANYGRLTGEPGVCLSTLGPGATNFVTAAAYAQLGGMPMIMLGGQKPIRKSKQGRFQIVDVVSLMAPVTKYSRQVVDGNNLPSMVREAFRITMDERPGAAYIELPEDIAEEEVSAAVFDVVGHRRPNADDQSIDAAVKMIKAAKLPLLLIGAGANRKRTSESLKEFIDQTGIYFFNTQMGKGVVDERHERFIGTAALSDHDYLHCAIERADLIINVGHDVIEKPPFIMEKNGKHVIHINFDAASVDDVYFPQLNVVGDISSTISSLTNKLGKLDQDFSFFQRVRDDVDSHVTKYFKDERFPVLPQALVSVLRDHLEAEDIVTLDNGVYKIWFARNYECYAPNTLLLDNALATMGAGLPSAMAAKLLNPDRKVVSVNGDGGFLMNSQELETAVRMDLDLVVIILTDNAYGMIKWKQEGVGFENFGLDFNNPDFVQYANSFGATGHKAESYENFVEILGTALNGKGVHVIDLPIDYSLNHHILNVLLKESACIV
- a CDS encoding Rho-binding antiterminator → MKRPSCDRRHDIDVEPYTPINCSDYDYIELACLDRCEVDIVKHEGVVRGCAVTTEKDSNGEYLIVQLENDLRESIRLDQIKQIVVRSEPRRFEERTFKPRS
- a CDS encoding RluA family pseudouridine synthase, coding for MNDIVDTFVAPACLDDIELLYQDDSLLLISKPSKLLSLSGKNPLNKDSVHFRLVQDFPTATLAHRLDLGTSGIMVVALDKPTNAHLTRQFQQRSIAKGYRAVLQGHLKADQGVIDDPIAKDSSIFPRLKICQISGKPALTHYQVEERWESPARSVVHFRPETGRTHQLRIHSQSIGHPILGCDLYGDEHSLRLADRLMLHAQTLDFVHPATGEQVHAVCPSPF
- a CDS encoding pseudouridine synthase family protein — encoded protein: MPDIIETSLTIDVDSSQLKASQLLANHTNLSQAKVKDAMQKGAVWLLRGNGKKRLRRASKPLQAGDKLELNYNAQLLTQAVPEPQLIHDAKDYSVWFKPYGLYCQGSRWGDFASINRWVEINLPKVLNTTERPVFIVHRLDRATTGLILLCHSKTAARLFSEMFRDGKMDKRYQAIVEGDFSVHPQDHEVNQAVDGKAACSFFSYVDDKDGCSLVNVKLITGRKHQIRHHLSSLGYPIVGDRLYGNGTDENEGRDLQLQSVSLQFTCPMTGQEQQYSVAENQRLQLDSR